TGATGACAGCATTACTGGAACGTGCCATTGAACGTTTGGAACAACGTACGCTTGCCTTACAAGACTTTGATGATGGCTTTATTCGTCTGATCGAGGGTCATATCGAACAATTGCCCCATCTGGTGGTTCTGATTGATTACTGGCGCATTATTGATCGGCAAGACCCAATCATGCTAAACATTTATGAGCGGCGTGATAAAGCACTGCAACCCTTGATTGATCGCGCCATAAAACACAAATTGTGTCGTCCAGATTTAACGCCACACGATTTTGCCATGATCACGGCGATTTTGGGTTCCTCATTTCAAGGACATCATGCCTCTGATCAAGTGCGCTTAGCCAAACGAGCAATAGAATTATTATTAAACGGCATTAAAGTTTAGTTCGAGGAATAATATGGATAAAAGCCCTCGCTATCTAGAGACTCCTCCGGATTGGTCTGCCGATGAGCGCCCAACCTTACCAGGCTCGCCTGCTGCAATTGCACATGCCCGACCAAAACGCTTTGCCTATTTTTTTATTGGTCTGTTTATATGTATTGCAGCCAGTTTAAGTAATGGTTTTATCGTTGCCAATTTACCGAT
This genomic stretch from Acinetobacter sp. C32I harbors:
- a CDS encoding TetR/AcrR family transcriptional regulator, which gives rise to MAKRQQLAAHNRDELLNAAEEIFRKQGVHVPLQAIIDHAGVGRATFYRNFADRKALMTALLERAIERLEQRTLALQDFDDGFIRLIEGHIEQLPHLVVLIDYWRIIDRQDPIMLNIYERRDKALQPLIDRAIKHKLCRPDLTPHDFAMITAILGSSFQGHHASDQVRLAKRAIELLLNGIKV